A window from Telopea speciosissima isolate NSW1024214 ecotype Mountain lineage chromosome 8, Tspe_v1, whole genome shotgun sequence encodes these proteins:
- the LOC122670932 gene encoding formate dehydrogenase, mitochondrial-like, producing the protein MAMKRATASVIRTVWGSGVVEPLPISRSLHASPGSKKIVGVFYKGNEYASSNPNFVGCVENALGISQWLESQGHQYIVTDDKEGPNCELEKHIPDLHVLISTPFHPAYVTAERIKKAKNLQLLLTARIGSDHIDLQAAADTGVTVAEVTGCNVVSVAEDELMRILILVRNFLPGYHQVINGDWKVAGISHRAYDLEGKTVGTVGAGRIGKLLLQRLKPFNCNLLYHDRLKMELEMEAQTGAKFEEDLDVMLPKCDVIVINMPLTEKTRGMFDKERIAKLKKGVLILNNARGAIMDTEAVVEACSSGQIGGYSGDVWHPQPAPKDHPWRGMPNQAMTPHVSGTTIDAQLRYAAGTKDMLDRYFKGEEFPAQNYIVKEGKIASQYL; encoded by the exons ATGGCAATGAAGAGAGCTACTGCATCTGTAATTAGAACAGTTTGGGGTTCTGGGGTTGTAGAACCATTACCTATCTCCAGATCACTCCAT GCATCTCCAGGGAGCAAGAAGATAGTTGGGGTGTTTTACAAGGGTAATGAGTATGCCTCATCCAATCCCAACTTTGTGGGTTGTGTGGAGAATGCTTTGGGCATTTCACAGTGGCTGGAATCACAAGGCCATCAGTATATTGTCACCGATGACAAAGAAGGCCCTAATTGTG AACTTGAAAAACATATTCCTGATCTCCATGTTCTGATATCAACCCCTTTCCACCCGGCATATGTTACAGCAGAGAGGATtaagaaagccaaaaatttaCAACTTCTTTTAACAGCCAGAATCGGCTCTGATCACATTGACCTGCAAGCTGCAGCTGATACTGGAGTAACAGTTGCTGAAGTTACTGGATGTAATGTTGTTTCAGTTGCAGAAGATGAGCTCATGAGAATCCTCATCCTTGTACGAAATTTCTTACCTGGTTATCATCAAGTGATTAATGGGGATTGGAAAGTTGCTGGTATTTCTCATAGAGCATATGATCTTGAAGGGAAGACAGTAGGAACTGTAGGTGCAGGGCGCATTGGTAAGCTTTTGCTCCAACGGTTGAAGCCCTTCAACTGTAATCTCCTCTATCATGATCGGCTCAAGATGGAGCTGGAAATGGAGGCTCAGACGGGGGCAAAGTTTGAGGAGGATCTTGATGTAATGCTTCCAAAGTGTGACGTAATTGTTATCAACATGCCTCTTACGGAGAAAACAAG AGGGATGTTTGACAAAGAAAGGATTGCAAAGTTGAAGAAGGGAGTTCTAATCCTGAATAATGCTCGAGGGGCAATCATGGATACTGAAGCAGTTGTTGAGGCATGCTCCAGTGGACAAATTGGAG GTTATAGTGGTGATGTGTGGCATCCCCAACCAGCTCCCAAGGATCATCCATGGCGAGGCATGCCAAACCAGGCAATGACACCTCATGTTTCTGGCACCACAATTGATGCTCAG TTGCGGTATGCAGCTGGAACTAAGGACATGCTGGATAGGTACTTCAAGGGAGAAGAGTTCCCAGCACAAAATTACATTGTCAAGGAGGGTAAAATTGCCAGTCAGTATCTCTGA